A DNA window from Purpureocillium takamizusanense chromosome 9, complete sequence contains the following coding sequences:
- a CDS encoding uncharacterized protein (COG:S~SECRETED:SignalP(1-23~SECRETED:cutsite=GLC-HP~SECRETED:prob=0.5489)~EggNog:ENOG503PGWA), with the protein MKTTASLWVPWLLPFQLITLGLCHPSARHPLGATLQGRGLEFDDEFPEYVYRGEVGRSPTDVKKEGGFYSRGLQKQQAGQTFSVLEANEGSSLFRHAAGDTDQYTRYVSTSADPGVALTFALDDDRPKDTGYVYKIHADRRMIDVNRSLGKFSPYPAQKEHAAIGFIPFEQVVGWYPVTFEKNFANPELGKKTQKEIREGKLKSFRRNSSFDLTKFQALTGSGAIPQLAGFSRWSTAWEDNTWRLFRDESVEKNLDGMITLLCSTGKSLKRSEACRERLGFIGGPYLVAPHHEHRKKPHFTEDPADRERVPGRPGGRDGGQQSKSVSRVRTSIRVHANAATMLGFTILAPYLHEILDSLSKWDNFIGHAVKYVDDSINHLQTSIGGPPRTDISGNDNQAFVINFFKRVFGALQSLIPGASGTDNTELLSYGQKRLQREVAVNAILRTCDYADADHPDNQSLSIELDKECAAIRQKVKEIEDEPNVATMRHKCHVSQSKSTHFNFAIPWPDAL; encoded by the coding sequence ATGAAGACAACCGCGAGTCTGTGGGTACcttggctgctgcccttCCAACTCATAACCTTGGGCTTGTGTCATCCATCCGCACGACACCCTCTCGGCGCGACGCTTCAAGGTCGCGGACTGGAATTCGACGACGAGTTTCCCGAGTACGTCTACCGCGGTGAGGTGGGCAGGTCGCCAACAGATGTCAAGAAGGAGGGCGGCTTCTATTCGCGAGGATTGCAAAAACAACAGGCCGGCCAGACGTTCTCCGTgctcgaggccaacgagGGCAGCAGCCTCTTCCGCCATGCCGCGGGTGACACGGATCAATACACGCGATACGTATCGACAAGTGCCGATCCAGGCGTGGCGCTCACAttcgccctcgacgatgacaGACCAAAGGATACCGGTTACGTGTACAAGATCCACGCCGACAGAAGAATGATCGACGTAAATCGGTCTCTCGGCAAATTCTCGCCCTATCCCGCCCAGAAAGAGCATGCGGCGATCGGCTTCATCCCATTCGAGCAGGTTGTGGGTTGGTACCCGGTCACGTTTGAGAAAAACTTCGCAAACCCGGAGCTTGGCAAGAAAACCCAAAAAGAAATTCGCGAGGGGAAGCTCAAGAGCTTTAGGCGGAATTCTTCGTTTGACTTGACGAAATTCCAAGCACTGACAGGGTCCGGCGCCATACCGCAACTGGCAGGCTTCTCTCGGTGGTCCACGGCGTGGGAGGACAACACATGGAGGCTATTCAGGGATGAATCCGTCGAGAAGAACCTGGACGGCATGATTACTCTACTATGCTCCACGGGCAAGTCGCTAAAACGAAGTGAGGCTTGCAGGGAAAGGTTGGGTTTCATTGGCGGCCCATACCTTGTAGCGCCTCATCACGAGCACCGCAAGAAACCACACTTTACCGAAGACCCCGCGGATAGGGAAAGAGTTCCCGGAAGACCCGGTGGCCGAGACGGAGGCCAGCAATCCAAGTCCGTCTCTAGGGTCAGGACTAGCATACGGGTACACGCGAATGCTGCAACCATGCTAGGCTTCACCATCCTTGCGCCATACCTGCACGAAATCCTCGATTCTTTATCAAAATGGGACAATTTCATCGGACACGCCGTGAAATACGTCGATGATAGCATCAATCACCTGCAGACGAGCATTGGAGGACCGCCACGAACAGACATCAGTGGAAATGATAACCAGGCTTTCGTCATCAACTTCTTCAAGCGAGTTTTCGGAGCGTTGCAGAGCCTCATCCCAGGGGCTAGCGGAACAGACAACACGGAGCTGCTGTCGTACGGACAGAAacggctgcagcgcgaggtTGCTGTCAACGCCATTCTCCGTACCTGCGACTACGCGGACGCGGACCACCCGGACAACCAGAGCCTCAGCATTGAACTGGACAAAGAATGTGCTGCAATCCGCCAAAAGGTAAAGGAGATTGAGGACGAGCCTAACGTAGCGACCATGCGACACAAGTGCCATGTAAGTCAATCGAAAAGCACGCACTTCAATTTTGCTATTCCATGGCCCGACGCGTTGTGA
- a CDS encoding uncharacterized protein (COG:H~EggNog:ENOG503P2ZG), giving the protein MADLQPTTLDELLSCYPAKPSKAAVAKFVHRLALSKAWGVAQGPKRLLDIGCGQGECSLVMASSLGPTGHVTGIDVAPPDYGSPFTIGQAQECILKSALGSRIDFRRGDAEAVLNPAGDAHDDSRASAAAPFDAAILCHSLWYFDSAEDIRHLFSLLAKARVPQIYLAEWKGEATHVQQEPHSLAARTQAFLHSQKPTGRPWSVVEANVRAAFPAADILQMAEAVGWRTASKGDVAAPTDMMDGHWEARYVVSDKFKSSFEAEDSLSAEAKEKLDMYVEMVKHNAAIVERSSFTKVECMDVTWAVLQLAA; this is encoded by the coding sequence ATGGCCGACTTACAGCCAACCACgctcgatgagctcctgTCCTGCTACCCAGCCAAGCCGTCCAAAGCCGCTGTAGCCAAGTTCGTGCACCGACTGGCCCTCTCCAAGGCCTGGGGCGTCGCACAAGGGCCCAAAAGGCTTCTTGACATTGGCTGTGGCCAGGGAGAATGCAGCCTTGTGATGGCTTCCAGCCTCGGCCCGACCGGGCACGTCaccggcatcgacgtcgcgccgccaGACTACGGCTCGCCATTCACCATCGGACAAGCCCAGGAGTGCATCCTGAAATCTGCTCTAGGGTCTCGCATCGACTTCAGACGCggggacgccgaggcggtctTGAATCCGGCCGGTGACGCCCACGATGACTCTCgtgcatccgccgccgcgccgtttGACGCAGCGATCCTGTGCCACAGCCTGTGGTACTTTGACTCTGCTGAGGACATACGCCATCTATTCTCCCTGCTGGCCAAAGCCCGCGTGCCCCAGATCTACCTCGCAGAGTggaagggcgaggcgacACACGTCCAGCAGGAGCCGCACAGCCTCGCTGCCCGCACGCAGGCCTTCCTGCATTCACAAAAGCCCACGGGGAGACCGTGGTCGGTGGTCGAGGCCAATGTCCGCGCCGCCTTCCCTGCTGCGGATATCTTGCAaatggccgaggcggtgggctggcggacggcgagcaagggcgacgtcgcggccccAACAGACATGATGGACGGGCATTGGGAGGCTCGATATGTGGTTTCTGACAAGTTCAAGAGCTCATTTGAGGCCGAGGACAGCCTTTCGGCGGAagccaaggagaagctggaCATGTACGTTGAGATGGTAAAGCACAATGCTGCGATTGTGGAACGCAGCTCCTTTACCAAAGTCGAATGTATGGATGTTACCTGGGCGGTCTTGCAGCTGGCTGCTTGA
- a CDS encoding uncharacterized protein (COG:H~EggNog:ENOG503P2ZG), which yields MASSLGPTGHVTGIDVAPPDYGSPFTIGQAQECILKSALGSRIDFRRGDAEAVLNPAGDAHDDSRASAAAPFDAAILCHSLWYFDSAEDIRHLFSLLAKARVPQIYLAEWKGEATHVQQEPHSLAARTQAFLHSQKPTGRPWSVVEANVRAAFPAADILQMAEAVGWRTASKGDVAAPTDMMDGHWEARYVVSDKFKSSFEAEDSLSAEAKEKLDMYVEMVKHNAAIVERSSFTKVECMDVTWAVLQLAA from the coding sequence ATGGCTTCCAGCCTCGGCCCGACCGGGCACGTCaccggcatcgacgtcgcgccgccaGACTACGGCTCGCCATTCACCATCGGACAAGCCCAGGAGTGCATCCTGAAATCTGCTCTAGGGTCTCGCATCGACTTCAGACGCggggacgccgaggcggtctTGAATCCGGCCGGTGACGCCCACGATGACTCTCgtgcatccgccgccgcgccgtttGACGCAGCGATCCTGTGCCACAGCCTGTGGTACTTTGACTCTGCTGAGGACATACGCCATCTATTCTCCCTGCTGGCCAAAGCCCGCGTGCCCCAGATCTACCTCGCAGAGTggaagggcgaggcgacACACGTCCAGCAGGAGCCGCACAGCCTCGCTGCCCGCACGCAGGCCTTCCTGCATTCACAAAAGCCCACGGGGAGACCGTGGTCGGTGGTCGAGGCCAATGTCCGCGCCGCCTTCCCTGCTGCGGATATCTTGCAaatggccgaggcggtgggctggcggacggcgagcaagggcgacgtcgcggccccAACAGACATGATGGACGGGCATTGGGAGGCTCGATATGTGGTTTCTGACAAGTTCAAGAGCTCATTTGAGGCCGAGGACAGCCTTTCGGCGGAagccaaggagaagctggaCATGTACGTTGAGATGGTAAAGCACAATGCTGCGATTGTGGAACGCAGCTCCTTTACCAAAGTCGAATGTATGGATGTTACCTGGGCGGTCTTGCAGCTGGCTGCTTGA
- a CDS encoding uncharacterized protein (COG:S~EggNog:ENOG503NZ4Z): MFAELVAPSVSTLMMQSSIWAREKRLLWLLCSANMALFLASASWAAATYRLRDNLLHNRDNELLWLMDWYCKPAKSIYIQRFLVANVGCVPSSNTQGGGNAAPVRDQTQIDLIETRVNGSLIDLDHSLFRAPPSAEVGAAWASSHSISTEAVIRLSGQGPVDDGALHGRLGGSATRHTWRN; encoded by the coding sequence ATGTTTgcggagctcgtcgccccgtccgtctcaaCCTTGATGATGCAATCCAGCATCTGGGCGCGAGAGAAGCGGCTTCTCTGGCTCTTGTGCTCTGCCAACATGGCCCTATTCCTCGCATCTgcgtcctgggcggcggcgacgtatCGACTTCGGGACAACCTCTTGCACAACCGCGACAACGAGCTGCTGTGGCTCATGGACTGGTACTGCAAGCCGGCAAAGAGCATCTACATACAGCGTTTTCTTGTGGCAAACGTGGGTTGTGTGCCTAGTTCTAACACGCAAGGGGGCGGTAATGCAGCACCGGTGCGCGACCAGACGCAAATCGACCTCATCGAGACACGGGTCAACGGGTCGCTCATCGATCTCGACCACTCGCTCTTccgggcgccgccatcggccgaggtgggcgcggcgtgggcgtctTCGCACTCCATCAGCACCGAGGCCGTCATCCGCCTGTCTGGGCAAGgacccgtcgacgacggcgcgcttcaCGGCCGACTGGggggctcggcgacgaggcacaCGTGGCGGAACTAG
- a CDS encoding uncharacterized protein (COG:S~EggNog:ENOG503NZ4Z), producing the protein MCGATADVVTMSWAEGQRHPFPDFGVNEKCRDFDAILAWHERTRIRDMDKYKGLTVPEGREARPMVSEFHRLFGTYEGTVGREDE; encoded by the coding sequence ATGtgcggcgccacggccgacgtGGTCACCATGTCGTGGGCCGAGGGCCAGCGGCATCCGTTCCCCGACTTTGGCGTCAACGAGAAGTGCCGCGACTTtgacgccatcctcgcgTGGCATGAGCGCACGAGGATCAGAGACATGGACAAGTACAAGGGGCTGACGGTGCCCGAGGGTCGGGAGGCGCGGCCCATGGTGTCCGAGTTTCACAGGCTGTTTGGAACGTATGAAGGCACGGTCGGTCGTGAGGACGAGTGA
- a CDS encoding uncharacterized protein (BUSCO:EOG092643IE~EggNog:ENOG503NUSB~COG:D): MSDSKIPSDPPPEYSPAAAEHAAAGPNARPGAPVRRPVQPLDLPIIRHLNSKRVVLASASPRRKALLQQMGLTNLEITPSDKPEDLDKSAYGPWEYVAETARRKCLDVYTKCLETQLASIPDPDLVIAADTVIVTRDGRILEKPRSEAEHIKMLRHMRDTEMHRVLTAVTVLAPREDARHPGYSITSHTEETKVYFWGEDDGLPDDVIEAYVRTREGVDKAGGYAVQGIAGMLLVEKIDGSVDNVVGLPVRRCLSMAEKVIFRQDEDEGDEEQSGDEDLL; encoded by the exons ATGAGCGACTCCAAGATCCCGAGCGACCCCCCGCCCGAGtactcgccggccgcggccgaacacgcggcggccggtcCCAATGCCCGACCCGGCGCCCCCGTCCGGCGCCCGGTCCAGCCGCTCGACCTCCCCATCATCCGGCACCTCAACTCCAAGAGGGTCGTgctcgcctcggcgtcgccacggcGCAAGGCGCTGCTACAGCAG ATGGGACTGACCAACCTCGAAATCACGCCGTCCGACAAGCCCGAAGACCTCGACAAGTCGGCGTACGGCCCGTGGGAGTACGTggccgagacggcgcggcgcaagtGCCTCGACGTGTACACAAAGTGCCTCGAGACGCAGCTGGCGTCCATCCCCGACCCGGATCTCGTCATCGCGGCCGACACCGTCATCGTgacgcgcgacgggcggATCCTCGAGAAGCCACGGAGCGAGGCGGAGCACATCAAGATGCTGCGGCACATGCGCGACACGGAGATGCACCGGGTGctgacggcggtgacggtgctCGCGCCGCGCGAGGACGCGCGCCACCCGGGGTACAGCATCACGAGCCACACCGAGGAGACCAAGGTGTACTTTtggggcgaggacgacgggctgcccgacgacgtcatcgAGGCCTACGTCCGGacgcgcgagggcgtggaCAAGGCCGGGGGCTACGCCGTGCagggcatcgccggcatGCTGCTGGTCGAGAAGATTGACGGGAGCGTCGacaacgtcgtcggcctgccgGTGAGGAGGTGCCTGTCCATGGCTGAAAAGGTCATTTTCCGgcaggatgaggacgagggcgacgaggagcagtcgggcgacgaggatctACTatga
- a CDS encoding uncharacterized protein (EggNog:ENOG503NUSB~COG:D) gives MGGKPTPGQMGLTNLEITPSDKPEDLDKSAYGPWEYVAETARRKCLDVYTKCLETQLASIPDPDLVIAADTVIVTRDGRILEKPRSEAEHIKMLRHMRDTEMHRVLTAVTVLAPREDARHPGYSITSHTEETKVYFWGEDDGLPDDVIEAYVRTREGVDKAGGYAVQGIAGMLLVEKIDGSVDNVVGLPVRRCLSMAEKVIFRQDEDEGDEEQSGDEDLL, from the coding sequence ATGGGGGGGAAACCCACGCCCGGCCAGATGGGACTGACCAACCTCGAAATCACGCCGTCCGACAAGCCCGAAGACCTCGACAAGTCGGCGTACGGCCCGTGGGAGTACGTggccgagacggcgcggcgcaagtGCCTCGACGTGTACACAAAGTGCCTCGAGACGCAGCTGGCGTCCATCCCCGACCCGGATCTCGTCATCGCGGCCGACACCGTCATCGTgacgcgcgacgggcggATCCTCGAGAAGCCACGGAGCGAGGCGGAGCACATCAAGATGCTGCGGCACATGCGCGACACGGAGATGCACCGGGTGctgacggcggtgacggtgctCGCGCCGCGCGAGGACGCGCGCCACCCGGGGTACAGCATCACGAGCCACACCGAGGAGACCAAGGTGTACTTTtggggcgaggacgacgggctgcccgacgacgtcatcgAGGCCTACGTCCGGacgcgcgagggcgtggaCAAGGCCGGGGGCTACGCCGTGCagggcatcgccggcatGCTGCTGGTCGAGAAGATTGACGGGAGCGTCGacaacgtcgtcggcctgccgGTGAGGAGGTGCCTGTCCATGGCTGAAAAGGTCATTTTCCGgcaggatgaggacgagggcgacgaggagcagtcgggcgacgaggatctACTatga
- the INO4 gene encoding Transcription factor (EggNog:ENOG503P5YF~COG:L) translates to MPPTQPALPCRTTPAAGRPWNGNGGCAPRIRGKRRKRSRRPLTHAHTHTHSLSLSLTHLGSHSALCLSRAPAPVPAQERIPPSFPPPTTVRVRACARARASVHPTPRRPKRSEHVIGRYSILRHCKKSRATTIVGTPPAHGRRLNNPPVCASSHTLVVARTNKRKKNMSSPNNTSLSPGGGGGAPANADEKPRLTEEEKKQNHIASEQKRRQAIREGFDRLTELVPGLEGQGRSEGLVLKRTVEFMRQQIEERRAMVDQIERAGGRVDDELKKPLNNSQGNSRGKG, encoded by the exons ATGCCACCAACCCagcctgccttgccttgtcgcaccacaccagcagcaggcaggccttGGAACGGGAACGGGGGATGCGCGCCCAGAATCCGGGGCAAGCGACGGAAGCGAAGCCGGCGCCCActcacacacgcacacacacacacacactctctctctctctctctcacacaccTTGGCTCTCACTCTGCCCTTTGCCTCTcccgcgcgcctgcgcctgtgCCTGCGCAAGAGCGgatccctccctccttccctccccccacgACAGTCCGCGTCCGGGCCTgcgcccgtgcccgtgcGTCCGTCCATCCGACCCCACGGCGCCCCAAAAGAAGTGAGCATGTGATCGGTAG GTATTCCATCCTTCGTCATTGTAAAAAGTctcgcgccaccaccattgTCGGGacaccgcccgcccacggccgacgactaAATAACCCGCCTGTTTGCGCTTCCTCTCACacactcgtcgtcgcgcgaACAAACAAACGAAAAAAAAATATGTCTTCCCCGAACAACACGTCCCTGTCGcccggcggaggcggcggcgcacccgCCAACGCGGACGAGAAGCCGCGCCTGAcggaagaggagaagaagcagaacCACATCGCATCAG AACAGAAGCGTCGCCAGGCAATTCGCGAGGGCTTCGACCGCCTGACCGAGCTCGTCCCcgggctcgagggccagggccgctccgagggcctcgtcctcaaGCGCACCGTCGAGTTCATGCGTCAGCAGATCGAGGAGCGTCGCGCCATGGTCGATCAGatcgagcgcgccggcggccgcgtcgacgacgagctcaagaa GCCCTTGAATAACAGCCAGGGCAACTCTCGAGGAAAGGGGTGA